In the Blautia coccoides genome, AAAAGCAGCTTTCAGCGCAGAGTAGAGCAGCAGATTGATGAAGGGTTAAGAGATACGGGGTATTCTTTGATCACCATAGAATGTAATTCGGATATTTCCGGCATGAAAAGCTTTTTTGATGTTTTGCTGGCTGGGAATATGGTAACCGGGATTATTGTCTTTCCGGATGAAAAGGATATTCTTATACAGCGTGTCCTTTTGGATGTCAAGGTCCCTGTTATAGTTCTGGGCAGAGAAGTCAGGAATTTTATGGCAGACACAATTTGTACAGACACCTTGGATGGGGCCTATAAAGCCACAAAGCATTTGATCAACAAGGGCCATGAACGGATCGGATTTCTGGGGAGAAGCAGGGAGCGTTCGCCGAAACGGCTGGAAGGCTTCAAAAAAGCGCTGCGGGAGTATCATATACCGGAACTGTCCGAATATATCTATCCCCATTTACAAAAGGAGCAGGATATTTTCGAGGCTTTGGATGAGCTTTTGAGCGGTGAACAAATGCCCACAGCCCTGATCGTTGCCAATTACGCGGTGGTAATACCTTTTCTGAAATATATAGATGCACACAATATCACCTGTCCCACAGACATATCCGTGGTATGCTTCGGTTCCTTTGACTGGGCGCCCCTGCATACACCGGCCCTTACAACAGTGGAACAGGATACGGAACAGTATGTAAAACTGACAGTTGAGACCTTGCTGCAAAGGATTGCAAACAAAGAGTATGCCAATGTGCCCGCCTACAAAAATGTCTATCGGACCGTTATGCTGCAGACAAAGCTGGTGGTGCGCTCCTCAACCTGCGGTATTGGCAGAGGCCCGTTCGGAGAAAAGGCGTCTTCTATGAGTGAACTTGTACTCTCGGAAGCTGAAATACAGAATATCAGGTATAAAAAGCTGACGGCAGCTATCTCCTTCCATTATGCGGGAAAGGCATGGATGGAGCTGCATCAAAAGGGAATACGAGATATTTTTGACAATCTGGGTATCTCTATCATTGCGATCACAGACGCCCACTTTGATCCTCAGCTGCAGTGCAGACAACTGGACAGTTTGAGGATGCTGGAACCGGATATTCTGATCGCTATTCCCACCGATAATAAACTGACCGCAGATGCCTTTAGGAAAATTGCGGACAGCGGGATAAAATTGATCTTAATAACTAATGTACCGGATGGACTGCGGCCGGAGGATTATGTTACCTGCGTTTCTATTAATGAACATTCTCATGGACAGAATATGGGACATGGCCTTGGGGAATATATGTATCAGCATAATATGAAAAACTATGGGTTGATCGTCCATGGAGCTGACTTCTACGCGACCATACAAAGGGATAATGCGGCAAAACAGGTCATAAGCGAGGAATATCCGGTGCTGCATTTATGTGAAGAGATCAGGTTTGAAAAAGAGGATGAGGTTTATAAAAAGACAAAGGATTTGATCAAACGCTATCCGGAAATAGAAGCTCTGTATATTTCCTGGGACGGCCCTGCGATGGAGGCCATTGCAGCGCTGACAGAAATGGGGCGGACTGATGTCGCCATC is a window encoding:
- a CDS encoding LacI family DNA-binding transcriptional regulator, translating into MATINDIAKMAGVSTSTVSHVVNKTRYVSPEKVEKVEKAIRELDTPPNFVLKKTLPHMPEIKEKYILMLIADKKSSFQRRVEQQIDEGLRDTGYSLITIECNSDISGMKSFFDVLLAGNMVTGIIVFPDEKDILIQRVLLDVKVPVIVLGREVRNFMADTICTDTLDGAYKATKHLINKGHERIGFLGRSRERSPKRLEGFKKALREYHIPELSEYIYPHLQKEQDIFEALDELLSGEQMPTALIVANYAVVIPFLKYIDAHNITCPTDISVVCFGSFDWAPLHTPALTTVEQDTEQYVKLTVETLLQRIANKEYANVPAYKNVYRTVMLQTKLVVRSSTCGIGRGPFGEKASSMSELVLSEAEIQNIRYKKLTAAISFHYAGKAWMELHQKGIRDIFDNLGISIIAITDAHFDPQLQCRQLDSLRMLEPDILIAIPTDNKLTADAFRKIADSGIKLILITNVPDGLRPEDYVTCVSINEHSHGQNMGHGLGEYMYQHNMKNYGLIVHGADFYATIQRDNAAKQVISEEYPVLHLCEEIRFEKEDEVYKKTKDLIKRYPEIEALYISWDGPAMEAIAALTEMGRTDVAIVTSDLDYADAMNMAKGGMIKVLSAQCPYEQGQAIALAAAKSVLNEKVPSFIGIEPISVTPDNLLKSWKKVFKEEPGQELVQAFKENPNYVSAKE